One region of Salvia miltiorrhiza cultivar Shanhuang (shh) chromosome 3, IMPLAD_Smil_shh, whole genome shotgun sequence genomic DNA includes:
- the LOC131018255 gene encoding protein TIC 214: MTLKGIDIDRWVGVWIRQNHSIRSNKYIRSNKYLVSELINSMARIFSILLFITCVYYLGRIPSPLFTKKLKETSKTEERDVEIETASEMKGTKQEQEGSTEEDPSPSFFSEEKADPNKIDKTEEIRVNGKENEFHFRFTETDSKNRPVSEESYLMNINENQENSRFKINDSKTENKKP; encoded by the coding sequence ggtgggtgggggtctGGATACGGCAAAATCATTCTATTAGATCGAATAAGTACATTCGATCTAATAAGTACCTTGTATCAGAATTGATAAATTCTATGGCTCGGATCTTTAGTATTCTCTTATTTATTACCTGTGTCTACTATTTAGGCAGAATACCGTCACCCCTTTTTACTAAGAAACTGAAAGAAACCTCAAAAACGGAAGAAAGAGATGTAGAAATAGAAACAGCTTCCGAAATGAAGGGGACTAAACAGGAACAAGAGGGATCCACCGAAGAAGATCCTTCTCCTTCCTTTTTTTCGGAAGAAAAGGCGGATCCGAACAAAATCGATAAAACGGAAGAAATCCGAGTGAATGGAAAGGAAAATGAATTCCACTTTCGATTTACAGAGACAGACTCTAAAAATAGACCCGTTTCTGAAGAGTCTTATCTAATGAATATCAACGAGAATCAGGAAAATTCAAGATTCAAAATAAATGATTCAAAAACGGAAAATAAAAAGcct